One Dermacentor albipictus isolate Rhodes 1998 colony chromosome 10, USDA_Dalb.pri_finalv2, whole genome shotgun sequence genomic window, tcgcctttcaagcaaaactgcgccttatctttatttgtttttttacattcgtcgctcactctttgcaataatgtTGTCAGACATCACGACGAAAGTTTCAGAAGTGGGGTGTTTCGGATATTATGGACTTCTGATAAAAGCATGTTTTTTGTTGAATTTTTACGGTCTGTTGCAATGAGAGTTGACTGTATTCTATTCATGTTTGATCCGGTTTCAAAAACCAATATTCGCACGCCCCTAGTAACCATTCCTTTGATTCTGCGCACAGACGTTGAGCTACAATTTGGAACAAGGTGCACCTCTGAACCATCAAAAATGCAGGTCAACCTATGTCACATTCTTTTATTACACAAAATATTTCATGTTTTTCTTGTTGCTCACGTTTTTTCCCCATTTTTCTTGATTCATCTTTTTTTTGTGACATAGCTGCTCACATCACCCACTTTACACCATATATGAATAAAGCGATGAAAGGGGCTATAGTTCatgaagaaggaaagaaggatgCGGACGGGTGAAGCGTAATCTTTTTGCCAGTGTAAAACTCAGTGCAACATAATCATGACCATATATCAACATTTGCTTCACAGCTGGTAATTTGTGCATTCATACCAGTGGTTATGTTGCGCCTTTGGGTTTGTCCTGTTCTCTGTTAAAAACATAGCACAAGTAAACTATAAACTGTGAGTGCATGAGCATGTGGGTGTGAAAGGAAGAATATGTTCATCCAACCAAGAGTCATAAGAAGATACAAAGAAAATCCATATGTGTTTCCCAGAAAGGAGTTtggaagttgaagaaaaatttgtcctagtCTGTGGATTGAACCCAGGCTTCCATTGTAGATCTGCACATAAAAATCAGTTGCTGACATTCAAATGTTACATAACTTTTCTGAAAATTCTGGTCGAGAATTTTTCGAAGTTTCACTGTTAATATGCTGGCTAAAGCAGTGAAGACTGTGCACCTGCTAGCCACAAATAATTAAGCTCCCATCTGACTAAGAAATCATGTCAGAATGCTGCAGTCCACCAAGTTTAGGCACTGTCCCCAGTGCAGTCATTGGGCTGGACTACAACGCACAACACCCAttgtggtggcgtagtggctttcgCATTGtactgctaagcccgagggtgcaggatcaaatcccagccgctgtggccgcatttcgatgggggacaAAATGCAGAAACGACTGTGTGATGACCATTGTGCGCATGttaaaccccaggtggtgaaaattaatccacaTTCCCCCACTACAGAGTGTGTCACAATAATACTGTGGTTCTGGctcgtaaaacaccagaattagttttttttttttacgatgcaTTGCTGGTGTCTagacaacaaaaaaagaatgatgAGGGCAAAAAGTTAGGTTAGACGTCCTTTTGTGGGAAAGCAGGACATTAAAAAGAATAGGTTTATAAACTAGCCCCTGCTGTGAAGCCTTTTAAACCCTGTAGGTTTTCCTTGTAAATGTTTTCAGAAATGTTATCACAACTGGGGCTTATACAGTGAGACCTATTTTTGCATGAGGCCTATGAGTAAACTAACAATTTTTTTATGCCCTGTTAAGTGAAGTTCCACAACAGTTCTCATGCAGTGGGGTGTTTGGTGTCAAATGTCAAAGAACAACAATATTGCAGCTTGCATTTGAGGCGCTAATGAGAAAGTGCAGCCAGAATCAGGTGCTGGTGATGAGCTATCATTAAGAACAGCTAGCAGCACAGCCTCCCATGCCATCAGAATGTGCATCCAAGCACCACTGTTAGTAAAGTAGGCATAGCGTTCAGGGACGTATGTTGGATATAATGGAGTGAATAGAAGTACTAATCGTGATATAGAGAGGCATTTGAAGAGGTTCGAGTATAGTGAAGGAATTGCACCAGAATCGTACCAGAACGGTGAAGTAATTATGAAGACTTGGATAGGTTTTCTGTAGTGAAAAAACAGGCCCCTAGGACTTCCATAAAGTCAGAGACTTCCCTTACAGTCTCTGACATTCGGTACCTCCTCCTGTGTACCATTACATTGCATTATGCCTTTTGTCTGAATAAActcccttatttatttattcctacaGCTCCACAGTCTTTGGTGTGCAAGTTGTTTGGATTGGCATACATCTGGGAAGTTTTCTTTTACCACGAAAGAAACAGCACCAGTAGCGGCATTTTTCGCAAAGTTTCAAGCGCTCAAAACACTATGTATGTTCCCAACTTGTTTTACGAATAATGTACCTTTGCAAGCCTCAAAAAAGTGGAGCGAAAGTCAACACTTGCATACACAAATGCATACAACAACCAAAAGAGCTATAAAGCCAACCCACAAAAATTGTAGGCACAAAGCATGCTTTCGGaatcattcctttttttttttcgtttcctatGTTTGGTCAATGCCGCTTTCCCCGCCGCTTGCTGCTTAAGCGCAGTGCTGCATCTTCATGGCAAGGCACATTTCCCGCCAAGTCGGGATTCACTGCACAACAAAGTGTACCGCCGTGAAGCCGCCCCTAATGAGAAAATTCCGGTACAGCTCGCAACCCCACTTTGCACTtgaatttctttcatttttggcaAGCTATATAGGCATGAAAATGCGGTAACTGAACAACGTAACCAATGATTGGCAGCGGTTAATTAAAGACTGAGCTAACTGAAATTGTGCCAACATTGCTGTGCTGAAAAGAAGTTGCAGTTTTGCAGGGAAGGCAAAATAATGACAGTGATAGCAAAGTGCTTGACTATTACATAACTCATTAAACAAATTTCAGTAATTAACTTCTCAGTCATTATTTTGGGGCACACACTGCAATTACAAAGTGAAGCTGGTGAGCTCGCAGGGCATATTAAAAAGATTTTTGAACCTGGCCGCAGTTCGCCATACGCATTGAGAAATTGGGTGGCAAAATGTGTGGTGTTAAGGGAAAATTTTTCTTGCACTGCTGATGAAGGCAtttgtcagcaaaaaaaaaaaagaagtcagcaGAACAACAGTGTATTTTGACACAAGTCTGATGGCACTTATCTCGTAAGTGGTGCTATTTGAAAAATTCCTTTTATGTAATTGCGCCATGAGAACTCACCAGCTTTGCATCAAAGTACAGTATGTCCCCTAAACTGGCTACTTAAAAAGTTTGTGAAATTTGGCTAGCTATGCCTTTTTATTTATGGCGCAAGTAATGCCTGCCTGCTGCTTGAGTAATCCAACTTATAGGGTAGAATTGTGTTACCTGCCACAAGCGATTCTTTAGAAATGGTATTAAGAGTATAAAGATGTAGAACACCCAGCGCAGTCACCGATCGGTAATTTGAATGAGATGGGGACCAACTAACAGTTTGAATAAATTGGAGTCTGAAATACTGAATCCACCAGAAAATAGGTAACTTTATTCCAAAAGTGAGAAAAAGCTTGTCAGTGCGTTGCTGCAAACACATACACTTGCCTGTGAGCTGGTCAGTATGTATTTCAATCATTGTCATGCTCACTGCAGATAGATGAAAGCATAGTCAATGTATGCACTGAATCTTCACCCTGTGGCAACTTAAAGATTGACTGTGCTTTAATAGACGAATGATTGCAGATTTCTTTGTAACAATGTCTTGCACTTCCCTCACTTATTCGCCATCATTGTTGGCGAAGGTATAGAGGGTGGAGCTGGCGCCACTTGAAGTTGCTTGATTATTTAGAGCAACAAAATTTAATAACAGTAGTCAGTGAAGTCATCCGTGACTGCACCACTTATTTAATTCACAAAGGAAAGAATGTTAGACGTGTGAAACTCGCAGGAGAAATCACAAATGCAGCGTTTTCAACCTAGCGGCTTGGCTTGACTTGTCCAATGGTTTAGGTGTGGTTGGGGACTACTGGATAAACTATGTTTCATTAGTTTTAGTTTCAAGGAGGCGCTGGTGACATGGCCAGTGACTATGCTGGTGATGTATTAAAAGAAAATACTGCTCTTTCCACTCTACTCAGTGGCTGAATTTGTGTGCAGTTGTACAGGCGGAGTAGGATTTAACGAATAGTGCACTGTAAGGCATCCGAAAATTTGGTAGTTCTTGCACATTAAGCCTATGGGGCCAGTGGTGGTGCCGAGAAGCTGTTCGAGAGTTGAGCATGTCCAAATTGCTGGCCTAGATAACAGCAATAAAAAGAGGAAAATATATagaaggaaaaaaacaacaacagaaatgCAGACAATATACAATAAAAAAAGTTATCCAGAAATACTACATTCTCTCcttctttttgtttgtgtgttgtgAACTGCTCGAAATGGAAGCATTTCAACTTGCCCAGTTTCCCGTGCTGATACACAACCTACCTTTCCTCATGAAGCCGCCTTCTTGAAGGTTGACAAAGCCAAGCTTGCGCCAATGCTCGTAGTTGGCGGCCGGGTTGCGCACCATGTGGCTGAAGTTGCAGTGCTCGGCGATGGCCAACACCTCGTCGTCGCGTAGCGGCCGGCCCAGGAAGAGGGCTATCCTTTGGATCACGCTGCAAGCATCCTGGGGGTGCGTGGTCAAAATTGCATGATGCCAGAATGAACACAAGCAGACTGCTGCACTTGTTGTGACAGAGCCACGGCTTCGGCAAGGTACAAAGCCTGGGCCATCCAGTTCGCACCAGTCTACGCAACAGTGCAGAAATGCAATTGCACACAAACGCAGACGGACAAATAAATTAGGCCCGTTTGATTTTGTCCCCTATACTAAGTCACCCACAGAAGCTGCGCTGCTCAGTGTCAGAGGAACTGTGTAAGTAGTTGCAAACAGGTTGCAACACGGCACAATGCCTGAGCACAGCATTTAAACCCTCAGATGCCACACAGCTCTTGCATAACAGCATGTGGGTCTCAAAAAGCTGGTTGGTGTTCCACTACACCAGTTAGTTGTGCGAGAGCTCATGCCCTTTACAGAGGAAGTTGTGCCGTCAACAACAAGAATTGGTGAAAGAGTCAAAGAAAGTGATTTGCTTTGAAACGGGAGAAAGGGCCAAATAGACAAATTCCCTTTATTAAAGAGATGATGCGCTTGAAAGCACGCATTTGTTGCAGGTAGTATATTTAATTAGTTGTTTCATTGCATAATTCTATAGATAACATTGCCTGTGATCGAGACTTCTGCATTGATAGTTCAGATGGCTACACGTATGTGTTGACTTGTTATATGTGTGCTCTCCTTGGTTGAGCCATGTTGGGTGTGACGTAGCTTCCGTGATGTGAAAGTGTGTGAGAAACCTCAAGAAAAACCATTTCTGCAGTTAGCACACGGCATGGTATTCTAAACCTCTTCCCCTGACCGTCCCACTCTTTTTCTTGTCACTCTCCCTACATACAGTTCGTACAAAAGAAAATGGTTCCTTCTCATGAATTCCTTTCAGATGTTAGGAGCAGCCCAGTGCATGCAATCAATAAGGCATAAACTATATTAATTTGCTAGGTTAATGCCCCAAGGTAATGAAGAAGCCATGAGGCACATCGTAGGGTAAGGGTCCACATTAAGTCGAAAGCCTTAAGTGTCTCATGGGTAGAAATCCGCTGTCTGGCATTATCGAAACACTGACCGTCTGGCATCATGGCAACAAAATTCACTGGCACCAACATTGACGGTGCCATCCACGACCATTGGtggcacttgaacccacgacctttggtgttaattagggcaaggGTATCGAAGGTACCCGAACTTtacctttggtgggaccaaaatttAATGACACCAAAATGTATGGCACTACATCGTAGgagttgaacccacaacctttggtgtcaATTAAGGCAACGTTAAcacacagttaattaagatatagttaattaaggcactccaacccacaatcattggtgggagtcgaaccgacgacctttggtgttaattaaggcaaagttaattaaggcacttgaaccctcaacctttggtgggaccaaaacTCAATGACACCAAAATTGAaggtgccaccattgatggtcgaaccaatgacctttggtgttaataaaggcgaagttaattaaagTACAATCAAGTATGATAGAGTTAATGCACTTTACCTGACGAACATTAATGGGAGTTGAACCCACAGCCTTAGGTGTTAATTATGGGAACACTAACTAATATACAATTAATTAAGACATAGTCAATTAAGGTGCTCGAGCCCACAACTTTTGGTAGGAATCAGACCCTCGGCATTGGATAGCACCAAAATTCAATCGCACCAATATTGGTAGTGCCACCATTGATGGTTGAACCCATGGCCTTTGGTGATAATAAGGGCCAATTGAGGCACggttaattaaggtagagttaattagggcactcgaactcACAACCATTGGTGGGGCTTCAGACTATTCGATATTTTGGGCGATTGCTGCTGAGTTTGAATAATCTCTTAGCCACACAATATTGTTTCACATTTGTGTGCATACTCTGGCCCCAACTGCAACCTCACCTAATAATCATGGCCGCTTTATAAATGAATACATACGGTATTATTTTGTATGTATAGCCTACGGTATTGTTCGAAAAACTGCTTGCTCTATTCCCAAACATTATGAAATCCCTGCCACTCCTGCTGCATGCAGTATACATGAACATGACTGTTACTAGGCAGGTTTCTATAGATGCCATGACTAAGCTGTGCCTCTTACAGAAACAAAAACACAGGAATCCCGACATTGGTAAAGCAGGAGCACATGTGGTAGCAGGAAATGACACCACTGCTCCGGTACTACGGTCTCTGCGATCCGGTGACCTAACTGAGGACTGCAGCACCTGATCTCGGAAGCCCTGAAAGTACCAAAGCTCAGTGAAAAGATGGACAGGACACGGAAGGCATTATCCCATGTAGGAATAGTGACACAACTTTGGGCACAGTAAGAACAGAAAGAGGAAGGCCCTCAAGGTTGTAATAGAGGAAGCCCACGATTTGTCtgtggtgtgtgtgtgcttgcagTTTTAATGACACAGTGGCAGCTTAGGTCATACTGTGCGAAGGCAAGTGTTGCAGATGTTATTACAAGTCTTTTTTTAACTCTGAGAATTTGATTGTTGATAACTTTGCTTACACAAAGCGCACTGAAAATCGTTTGGTTGTAAAAGATTTGACAGGTTTTGATACTAGACACATTCTATGACTTTAAAAGGGGTGTGACACACTGCCTAGCACATTGTTACACAGACTTCCGAATGTGGAGATTGAAATAAACAACCTCGTTTAGACACCACTGTGAGTGGACATTACCTTGTGGAGATCTTCATATGATATGACAAGCACATTGGGATCATTTCTGTGTTCCCACCATTCGAGATAGTGCTTCCAGATGGGTCCGTAAGACACTGCAGGAACGACAAAGCAGGATTAGCTCTGCAGATAGCAAGAGCGCGAATGTATTGAGTTGATATAGCAAACATATTGCGTGCCTGATACACATAGCTTAGCATGCAGGTTTTCAACCACACAGCAGTAAAGATCTCCTCTATACAGAAATCAATATAGTACCGAATAGCCATTAGGAAAGCGGGAACGCTCAGACTTGCTGGTGGGACACTTTCAAACTGAATGGTGAAGAGCCGAGAAGCACTCTTAAACGATAAAATTTTTCTTGAAATGGACAGCATTTGTGTCAATCCATGTCAACATTGATGATCTATTTGTTTTAAAGAAATGTTCTTATTTTGTGTTCTGTTCTTCTTCTCAAATACAAGTGCACTCTCTTTCAAAACAGTTTGTTGTTTGAAGACAGCTTTGGGTGCATAGGTGCAATGCACGCTGTACTTCGAGCATGCATTGTTCTGTTCTATAAAGAACACTGAAATGCTCTTCATGCCAAAGATGTTCGAGTGAGTTCCAGTGAAATAGATATGGAACACAGACTCCTTACAATGCACAAACACACGCCAAAGAAGCGTTTAAGAAATGGCTCTATGGCCTACATGCCAACGATGCTTACCATGTCCCTTGAGGAACGATTCAAAGAAATCCTTGAAGCTTCCCTCATATCCTGTCTCTTTGATGAGCCTTGTGAAGTGGTATAGTGACACGCACACATCCTTGGGGTTCCGCATAATGTAGATAATCTGTGAAGAAAAGCAACAGCACTTGGCAAATACAGTTCTACTTATTTTTTTAAAAGTAGGGGGAGGGGGTAATATTTTACACATAGCAGTACCATTGTGCCATCAATGATCAACTTGCCTGAGAGACTAAGCTACACAcatctcaaacacacacacacaaaaaaagtcatCACAAGTGGAGTCTACATTTATGCCACAAGTCACATTTTTAGCACATCGCATCTATGGAAGTGGTGGTAAAGCTCTATGAAGGCAAACCACATTAGAGAcatttagcctgtccgctattctgGCAAACGGGGGCGATTTGGGGGGATTGCCAGATTTGCGGGggtgtaaacgtgagcggccggagtggTGCAGCTTCCTGGTGGCGTAGTGTTCAACcggacaaacacagagctaaagttgcagtaacccactatatcctgcttcgctgctggtgcaaatttttggcagcagctTAATTGcaaacacgattacgccgcttttgaaaatttaccccagcagctaagcagaatatagtaattggctttgtgcttgtgtggttgagctttgcaccaccagctggcgccaccaatctggccgctcacatTTATGACCCCGCTCAATCGGCAAACCAACCGCGCTTGCcagaataccggacgcactaaaattctctagTAATGCAACGAGAGCGGGTAGTCCAGGACGGGGCGAGTTGTCTCACGGGGCGCACAGAAATGCTGGCATAACGCTTTCATGGCGAGAGGAAGTATGAGGTGGCTGCTGGTGTGTGCTCTCCACCATTCACCGGGAGAAGAACGGACTCACTGGAACTGGGTTTTGGCTCCTTTCGTATGCAAAGAACCGCACTAGATCTAAATGCTGTTGCGCAAGTACATTAACATGATGTGGTATGACAGCAAATCAGATTTGTTACTGTTGCATTTGTGTAACGACAGTGCTACAGATAAACATGTTGACCTGACAAATACTGTGTATGTGCAAACCATAATGCTTTTCATTTTGTACACTTGTGCACACAATTTAGCTGTGTTTTTCTTTCCACTTTCTGTATTTTCCTGTATGTATATTTCAATGTGTGCTGAAAATGAATGCCATGTCAAGGCATCAAACCGCATTATTTGTGGCTTTATGTACGTGCACCTAACATCACATCATTGATGTCAAGTAAAGGAATTGAGTTGAAGTTGGTCTAAAATGTTGTGTATAAAATAAAAGAGGTGAGCTGCGGCCATCTGACGTATGGAAGGGGCGAAGCTTTTGATGTCACCTGAAAACCTAAACCAGTGCTTTCTCATGATATGACAACATGTAGGGAAAGACACAAGCAACATTACCAGGCAAGCACAACACACCTTTGGGTTTTCTGTGCGTATAGACTCTGGTAGCAGGGAGTAAGGGAGGTGCGTCTTCACCATGCGGGTGTCTGGAGAACTCTCGATGGTCGAAACGCCGGGGTAGAAGTACTCGAGGAAGGGGAACCGCTGCTCCATGTTACGTTCTGACGCAGACCGGAAGTCAAGCCCAGTCACAATGAGGTAAACGATCTCCTGCACCCACGTCGTACCTGGATATTCAATGATGACAATAAGCCACATCTCAATGATGACAGTAAGTCACATCGGTTGGGACCTGCAAAGTTGCTATCTTGTTCGATACATTTAAGGGACATGCATTCTATGTCAGTTTCTCATCAGCACATTACTTTTCCATCCATCAATGTTCCGACAAGATCCCGTGATCTAtctataaaaaaataaataactaaataaataaataagaagagaGATGTTTCAAAGCTTCTTTGAAAGAACCACTGAAGAAGCTCGGGCTTTTACACAGTTGACCTTTGGACTTGAAGAAAGTGACGTGTTTCGGTTGATGTACGAGCACCGAAACACAGACACAATTCACTAACCACAAGCGAGGATCTCCCAGAAGGAAGCAGCTGGCGAGTTTAGCCTTTCCAAATACCGAAAATCGAGGCCCTTGATAGGATTACAGCAACATTACCGGATCGACGGCAAAAATATCAAGACGAGTTCGGCGGCGGAACGTCGACAAACAAACTGAGACATCACCTCTACACGGCGAACGCCTGACAACCACCGCCATCCGCTCGGGCGCCCTCACCGGTCTTGGGGAACGACACGACGTAGACGTCGTCCGGCCGGGCCTTGAGCGCCTGGACCCTGGGCAGCGACCTGATGACGATGCCCGGGAACACGTAGCCGCGGTAGTTGTAGAAGTACATGTTCGACGCGTAATTGTCGTCTCGCGGCAGCATGACGCACTCGCGGAACAGCTCGCTGTGCTCGGCCTGGCGCCGCCGCTTGAAGTACAGCGCGGCCGCCAGCGTGCTCCCGAACAGGGCCGTCGAGAAGAGCCTCTTGGCGAGCTTGTATCGACGAGCGTCGTAACCTTCGCCGTtgcgcggctgctgctgctcgcaGTAGAAACGCCGCGCGGTCGTCGGCATCGCTGTGCGACGGCACATTTCCGCGACGGACCGCCGAGGCGGCGCTACCCTGAACACGGCGGCGACACTTCTAACCGGTAACATGACTGTCACGCTGACAACGGTCGAACCGTCGCGGCCGCTGGAGTTGGGTCACTGGACAGTTCGGACGGCGACACGGACGACTGTGACCCCGACGTCCGAAGCGGCGAAGGTTCAAAGCGTCGCAGGAAGGACGACGCGGCGAACGCGGGTGACCGACAGCCAAGTCATCGACGTCTTTTCACCGAGGAGCCGACGCCAAGGCTGCTGTCAGTACGGAATCAACGCCCGTTCACGCGAACTAGGTTGTAAATCCGAATCTGAATTTCGTGGGCGCGGCCATTAACGCTAACACAGCACCGCAGTAAGTCGTAATAAACAATTTAATAAGCTCATAAAAAGCTGAACGTGAAGtaaattattttattattattaaaaatttAATGGATTTAAGATTACGTTTAGTTTGTTACCACAGCAGAAGAGTGCGGAATTACTATAGCGCTTGTTTCGTTCGTTCGTGGTTCGTGTTGATTATTCGGTTGATCGTTGTCGCGAGCTTGGTTGCTCTGCGTGGTTTGATACGCTGTGATCCCGTTTTGAAATGCCTAAAGCCATGCAGCTGCGCGACCCTTCGCTTCCCCGCGGTGACGTAAAAACATCCTCGTGATGGGATCCCATTATCGGTCTCCAGCAGAAATCGCTGGCGATTGCCCATCCGTTGCTCCTGGAGCACCCGCtgttctgaaaacgaaactaagGTCGGGCGTGCGCGTTGGGTGAACGCGAACATGGGCAGCGGTGCAGTGGCCGTTAACCCGTTGACCCACGACTCCCACACGGCGTGGAATCGGCTCAAGACGACCCAGACGGTGCGCACCGTGGCTCCACTTTCACTGGACACGCCGATCAAGGATGACGCCGTGCGTTTTGTGTGCATCTCGGACACGCACAGTGCGATCCAGCGCATGCAATACCCGATACCTGACGGTGACGTACTGCTCCACGCCGGCGATTTTACGAAGAAGGGATCGCCCCACGAAGTGGGCGCGTTTAGCGCGTTTCTGGGTGAGTTTCGTTAGGGTGGCTAGACTAGTTTCGTTTCCTTTCGGATGTGAATGGTCACGTGGAACGTGTGCTCGGAAGTCGCGCCGGCGCTGGTATAATGCTGGTATCGCTCAGTAGCAGTGCACACGAAATCGCGCGtagtgagagagggagagagagagagaaagaaaacattcaTTTGTAATGAGATTGGGTGACTTCCTCATAGTGATCGAACAGCGAAATGGGGTGCACTGTGCTAATGAAATCTGCGGTCTATCATGAGACGTGTGCGATTGCCGGGCCGATTGCAGACTCCGTTCTGTGCTTTCTAATTGCGCCACACTTTCGTTACATATGAAATTATATATCGCCCCCGCGATAACGTATGTATAGTTTAATTGCTGCAAGTGGTCGTTTACGGAGACCGTCTTTGATGACAGAAATAAGTGTGCTTAGTGCGTATTTTAAGCGAATTGGATACACACATATAATCGATATGACACAGTACATGCATATATCGGGAATTAGTAAATTCGACATATTTGTATTGCATACGCCTGATGAAGTATACTAACATATTTTGTGTGTGTTGGTAATGCGAGCTTGCTGCATGCACATTCCTTCgttcattaattaattcatttCTTCAGAGTCAGTCAAAAAAGCAGTGATCGATTTTCTGTAACTTCCTGTCGACTTACATACGGTAATCTCATAGAATACATCCGAAGCACCAAGATTTCACTGCCAGGTCTCGCCACTtgctggtttttgagactttatTTGCCAGTTtgaaattataattcctacttaaattgcaaacagcgtgctggattctgtcac contains:
- the LOC135907347 gene encoding sulfotransferase 1A2-like, with amino-acid sequence MLPVRSVAAVFRVAPPRRSVAEMCRRTAMPTTARRFYCEQQQPRNGEGYDARRYKLAKRLFSTALFGSTLAAALYFKRRRQAEHSELFRECVMLPRDDNYASNMYFYNYRGYVFPGIVIRSLPRVQALKARPDDVYVVSFPKTGTTWVQEIVYLIVTGLDFRSASERNMEQRFPFLEYFYPGVSTIESSPDTRMVKTHLPYSLLPESIRTENPKIIYIMRNPKDVCVSLYHFTRLIKETGYEGSFKDFFESFLKGHVSYGPIWKHYLEWWEHRNDPNVLVISYEDLHKDACSVIQRIALFLGRPLRDDEVLAIAEHCNFSHMVRNPAANYEHWRKLGFVNLQEGGFMRKGIVGDWKNYFTPEMNAKMDAWLEEKFGNTDLTFVYELPSDEEAEKDAV